In Pseudobacter ginsenosidimutans, the following are encoded in one genomic region:
- a CDS encoding L-threonylcarbamoyladenylate synthase — protein sequence MLLHLHPDDPQPRNLRTVAATLSKGGVIIYPTDTIYGLGCDIYQPKAVERIARIKGVDPQKAQLSFICYDLSDLSKYTKSISTPIYRMLKHYLPGPYTFILPASKEVPKILKSKKDTIGLRIPNNNIARAIIKELGHPILSASLPGEMVEEYTDPELMIRKFDKLVDLVVDGGIGGMVPSTIVDCTGDQPVVIRQGAGAFEMQED from the coding sequence ATGTTACTACACCTGCATCCTGACGATCCGCAGCCACGGAATCTCCGAACCGTTGCGGCCACCCTTTCAAAGGGCGGTGTGATCATTTATCCAACCGATACCATCTATGGACTTGGATGTGACATATATCAACCCAAGGCCGTGGAAAGGATTGCCCGAATCAAGGGCGTTGACCCGCAGAAAGCGCAGCTGTCATTCATCTGTTACGACCTCAGCGATCTCAGCAAATACACCAAGAGCATTTCAACTCCCATATACCGGATGCTGAAACATTACCTGCCCGGCCCTTATACCTTCATCCTGCCTGCCAGTAAGGAAGTGCCGAAGATCCTCAAAAGTAAAAAGGATACTATCGGGCTTCGCATACCCAATAACAATATCGCCCGGGCCATCATCAAAGAACTGGGCCATCCCATCCTCAGCGCTTCACTGCCCGGTGAAATGGTGGAAGAATATACCGATCCGGAACTGATGATCCGGAAATTCGATAAACTGGTAGACCTCGTGGTTGATGGCGGTATCGGAGGTATGGTGCCCTCCACCATCGTTGATTGCACCGGCGATCAGCCGGTAGTGATCAGACAGGGCGCCGGCGCCTTTGAAATGCAAGAAGATTAA
- a CDS encoding cupin-like domain-containing protein, with protein sequence MRLHPVDRVDNISGEDFQQHYYKPMKPLVIADLAKAWPAYDKWNWQYFKNIVGDKRVGLYNNVKSDAYTPINTADDYKTFGEYIDMISQGPAGWRIFLFNIFDHAPELASDFTWPEHLMKGFVKKYPMLFTGGATSITHMHFDIDLSHILHTQFTGRKRVLLFPFEEQHKLYRKPFEVLSLADFSNYADNKGKPDYEQFPALKLAQGYEVILDHGDTLFMPAGYWHHMEYLDSGFAMSLRALQKSHIGKLNGLWNLFGMRGIDTLMKRTAPKWWYDYKKEKVFKAAGRVLTTNGVH encoded by the coding sequence ATGCGTTTACATCCTGTAGACAGAGTTGACAATATCAGTGGTGAAGATTTTCAGCAGCATTACTATAAACCCATGAAGCCCCTGGTCATTGCAGACCTTGCAAAAGCCTGGCCTGCATACGACAAATGGAACTGGCAATATTTCAAGAACATCGTAGGCGATAAGAGAGTTGGACTTTACAACAATGTGAAGAGTGATGCCTATACCCCCATCAATACTGCAGATGATTACAAGACCTTTGGCGAATATATCGATATGATCAGTCAGGGGCCAGCCGGCTGGAGGATCTTCCTCTTCAATATTTTCGATCATGCACCTGAGCTCGCCAGTGATTTCACCTGGCCCGAGCACCTGATGAAGGGCTTTGTGAAGAAATACCCGATGCTGTTCACAGGTGGCGCCACCAGCATCACCCATATGCATTTCGATATCGATCTCTCCCATATCCTGCATACACAATTCACAGGCAGAAAGAGAGTGCTGCTTTTCCCATTCGAAGAACAACACAAGCTTTACCGCAAACCTTTTGAAGTACTCAGTCTTGCCGACTTCAGCAATTATGCCGATAATAAAGGCAAACCCGACTATGAACAGTTCCCTGCGCTGAAACTGGCCCAGGGGTATGAAGTGATCCTGGATCATGGGGATACCCTGTTCATGCCGGCAGGTTACTGGCATCATATGGAGTATCTCGACAGTGGCTTTGCCATGAGTCTCCGCGCTTTGCAGAAATCTCATATCGGTAAGTTGAATGGACTGTGGAATCTGTTCGGCATGCGCGGGATCGATACGCTGATGAAGAGGACAGCCCCCAAATGGTGGTACGATTATAAGAAAGAGAAGGTGTTCAAAGCTGCGGGGAGAGTGCTCACCACTAACGGTGTTCACTAG
- a CDS encoding ribonuclease HII, with product MLKNFHQEELIEAGCDEAGRGCLAGPVVAAAVILPAEFYHPLLNDSKQVTEENRYELRGFIQEKAVAYAVAMVSHEEIDEINILKASFKAMHLAVEQLQQQPKLLLIDGNRFIPYRGIPHACIIKGDSIYASIAAASILAKTYRDDHMKQLHESFPHYKWNSNKGYGTADHRKAIMAHGLSPYHRRSFQCFSSEEQLELDL from the coding sequence TTGCTCAAGAATTTTCACCAGGAAGAACTGATTGAAGCCGGATGTGATGAAGCGGGCCGCGGATGCCTCGCTGGTCCGGTAGTAGCGGCGGCTGTGATACTGCCGGCGGAGTTCTATCATCCGTTGTTGAATGATTCCAAGCAGGTAACTGAAGAAAACCGTTACGAGTTGCGCGGTTTCATCCAGGAAAAGGCAGTGGCCTATGCTGTAGCAATGGTATCGCATGAAGAGATCGATGAGATCAATATCTTAAAAGCATCTTTCAAAGCGATGCACCTGGCAGTGGAACAACTGCAGCAACAACCGAAACTCCTGCTCATAGATGGAAACCGATTCATCCCTTACAGAGGTATTCCTCATGCCTGCATCATAAAAGGTGATTCCATTTATGCAAGCATTGCGGCGGCCAGCATCCTGGCCAAGACTTACCGCGATGATCACATGAAACAACTGCACGAATCCTTCCCGCATTATAAATGGAATTCCAATAAAGGGTATGGCACTGCCGACCATCGCAAGGCCATCATGGCGCATGGACTGAGCCCCTATCATCGCCGTTCCTTCCAATGCTTCTCCTCGGAAGAACAACTTGAATTGGATTTATAG
- a CDS encoding GNAT family N-acetyltransferase, producing the protein MSNQSLYDKYFPQTFSLETPRVILRLLQPEDFDAFLPLAASKDTWAYFTKDLSDPEELRSWIYVALEERAEHKRMPFTVIDRDTHEICGSTSFGNISFYDSRIEIGWSWLGPDFRGAGVNRHAKFALLSYAFEVMKMERVEIKTDNLNERSKAALLKVGMIPEGVLRSHMLMHSNRRRDSAYFGLLKKEWDERKFQFFPDMY; encoded by the coding sequence ATGTCCAACCAATCATTGTACGATAAATATTTCCCTCAGACCTTTTCTCTTGAAACTCCGCGCGTGATCCTGCGTCTCCTGCAACCGGAAGACTTCGACGCCTTCCTCCCACTCGCAGCATCCAAGGATACCTGGGCATATTTCACCAAAGACCTCAGCGATCCTGAAGAACTCCGCTCCTGGATCTATGTGGCCCTCGAAGAACGCGCAGAGCACAAGCGCATGCCCTTCACCGTGATAGACAGGGATACACATGAAATTTGCGGAAGTACCAGTTTCGGTAATATTTCTTTCTACGATTCAAGGATCGAGATCGGGTGGAGCTGGCTCGGTCCGGACTTCAGGGGCGCAGGCGTGAACCGCCACGCCAAATTCGCGCTGCTCAGCTATGCATTCGAAGTGATGAAAATGGAAAGAGTGGAAATCAAAACAGACAATCTCAACGAAAGGTCCAAGGCCGCCCTCCTCAAAGTGGGTATGATCCCGGAAGGCGTACTCCGCAGCCATATGCTCATGCACTCCAACAGGAGAAGAGACAGCGCTTATTTCGGATTGTTGAAAAAAGAATGGGACGAAAGGAAATTCCAGTTTTTCCCGGACATGTACTAA
- a CDS encoding sulfite exporter TauE/SafE family protein encodes MEILAYIIAVLIGVSLGLIGGGGSIITVPVLVYLMKVQPELATAYSLFVVGSCSLVGSVRSYRKGLVDFPVVFVFGSASMLSVFTTRHWLVPKIPDHLFTIAGYEVNKGSFLMLLFACLMLASSYSMIKNGRQKLSVVPPSDKPRKMGPLFFQGIAVGVVTGLLGAGGGFLIIPALVLFGKLPMKEAVGSSLTIMAFSSLFGFFSTSGQYDINWAQLLSFTAIAVSGIFIGQYLSDRISGASLKKGFGWFVLAMGVYVLSKELFHW; translated from the coding sequence ATGGAGATTCTTGCCTATATCATTGCTGTGTTGATCGGCGTTTCGCTTGGACTGATCGGTGGAGGAGGTTCTATCATCACGGTACCGGTATTGGTATATCTCATGAAAGTGCAACCGGAACTGGCAACGGCCTATTCCCTTTTTGTTGTGGGCAGTTGCAGCCTCGTTGGTTCCGTTCGATCCTACAGAAAAGGACTGGTAGACTTCCCTGTCGTTTTTGTTTTCGGCAGCGCTTCCATGTTATCCGTTTTCACCACAAGACATTGGCTGGTCCCGAAAATTCCCGATCATCTTTTCACCATCGCAGGTTACGAAGTGAACAAAGGCAGTTTCCTCATGTTGCTCTTCGCCTGCCTGATGCTGGCCAGCTCTTATTCCATGATCAAAAACGGAAGACAAAAACTCAGCGTTGTTCCACCTTCAGATAAGCCCCGTAAAATGGGCCCATTGTTTTTCCAGGGAATCGCAGTAGGTGTGGTTACCGGATTGCTCGGCGCAGGTGGCGGTTTCCTGATCATTCCGGCACTGGTGTTGTTTGGCAAACTTCCCATGAAAGAAGCGGTGGGATCCAGCCTCACCATCATGGCATTCAGTTCTCTCTTCGGATTCTTCAGTACTTCCGGTCAATACGATATCAACTGGGCGCAATTGCTCAGCTTCACCGCTATTGCGGTGAGCGGCATCTTTATCGGTCAATACCTGAGCGACAGGATTTCCGGCGCCAGCCTCAAAAAAGGTTTTGGATGGTTTGTTCTCGCAATGGGTGTGTATGTACTCAGCAAAGAACTCTTCCACTGGTAA